A genome region from Bombilactobacillus bombi includes the following:
- a CDS encoding TetR/AcrR family transcriptional regulator, translated as MSNRRINREQIIQTAQTIIFEQGVKALTFQSLSKALNIRSQSLYNYFRNISDLIDQIGTIFMDNLYRRVTDGLVGMAGQAAFRRYAEIAHNYFESQGKMVELIYDVHNFDHDSSFYQATAKVLDLLNKLVASVHLRHMQADSYVQTLISSVLGFTVIEIMGFLPVERSERQRQFEELLDLQLSEISETPNTL; from the coding sequence ATGAGCAACCGTAGAATTAACCGCGAACAGATTATTCAGACAGCACAAACGATTATTTTTGAGCAAGGAGTTAAGGCTCTTACATTTCAAAGTTTATCTAAAGCATTAAATATTCGTTCCCAGTCATTATATAATTATTTCCGTAATATCAGTGATCTGATTGATCAAATTGGCACAATTTTTATGGATAACCTTTATCGTCGCGTGACTGATGGACTAGTAGGAATGGCGGGACAAGCAGCTTTTCGCCGTTATGCTGAAATTGCACATAACTATTTTGAAAGCCAGGGCAAAATGGTAGAATTAATTTACGATGTGCATAATTTTGACCATGACAGCAGTTTTTATCAGGCGACAGCTAAAGTGTTAGACTTATTAAATAAGTTAGTTGCAAGTGTTCATTTGCGGCATATGCAAGCAGACTCATATGTTCAAACCCTGATAAGTTCAGTGCTAGGTTTTACTGTCATTGAGATTATGGGATTTTTGCCAGTGGAACGGTCGGAGCGACAACGACAATTTGAAGAACTGTTAGATTTACAACTAAGTGAGATTAGTGAAACACCAAATACATTGTAA
- a CDS encoding GTP pyrophosphokinase: MILERNNLFNISQLEIQLQQSPLRDHLQDFKQLTYVYMLRRAAIKEIGTKLENLDDEFSLVHQHNPINLIEERIKSPASLMEKLERKHLDYTIESINKNILDIAGIRVITNYLDDIFRIEQTLIEQDDVKLVKRKDYINHPKPNGYRSAHLVVTVPVFLSNGTHKDVPVEIQIRTVGMEMWSSLEHKLHYKNFISKEKADQHTAKLQEYSQKLYNIEVGMQQISKDIEKG, from the coding sequence ATGATATTAGAACGAAATAATTTATTTAATATTAGTCAGTTAGAAATTCAATTACAGCAGTCACCCTTACGCGATCATTTACAAGATTTTAAACAACTAACTTACGTGTACATGTTAAGACGCGCAGCTATTAAAGAAATTGGTACAAAATTAGAAAATCTCGACGATGAATTTTCATTAGTTCATCAACACAATCCCATTAATCTCATTGAGGAAAGAATTAAAAGCCCTGCTAGTCTGATGGAAAAATTAGAGCGAAAGCACTTAGATTATACCATTGAAAGCATTAATAAAAACATTTTAGATATTGCTGGTATTCGTGTGATTACTAATTATTTAGATGACATCTTTCGTATTGAACAAACTTTAATTGAACAAGACGATGTCAAATTAGTTAAAAGAAAAGATTATATTAACCATCCTAAACCTAATGGTTATCGCAGTGCCCATTTAGTTGTTACTGTCCCTGTCTTTTTATCAAATGGCACTCATAAAGATGTTCCTGTCGAAATTCAAATTCGGACAGTGGGTATGGAAATGTGGTCCAGCCTCGAGCATAAACTACACTATAAAAATTTTATTAGCAAAGAAAAGGCCGATCAACATACAGCTAAATTACAAGAATATTCCCAAAAACTTTATAACATTGAAGTGGGAATGCAACAAATTTCCAAAGATATTGAAAAAGGATAA
- the thiE gene encoding thiamine phosphate synthase, with translation MKKFNPQILNAYFICGSQDLKQDNLLTVVHKALAAGITAFQFRDKGPNSHFTPDQRLQAARQFKALCNDYHVPFLIDDDVQLALKVQADGIHVGQSDQKITQVIQSVGQKMIIGYSCSNLAEVQAANQIDGIDYYGCGPIFATTSKADASPVIGISGLTRLVKAATRPVVAIGGIKTDDLPALAQTQAAGAAVISLLTQSSDYQNTVSQLRTAAWQAN, from the coding sequence ATGAAAAAATTTAATCCGCAAATATTAAATGCTTATTTCATTTGTGGCAGCCAGGATTTAAAGCAGGATAATCTTTTAACAGTAGTCCACAAAGCTTTAGCTGCAGGAATTACTGCATTTCAATTTCGCGATAAAGGACCTAACTCGCACTTTACTCCTGATCAGCGTTTGCAAGCAGCACGCCAATTCAAAGCATTATGTAACGACTATCATGTTCCTTTCTTGATTGATGATGACGTTCAACTAGCTTTAAAAGTACAAGCAGATGGTATCCATGTTGGTCAATCAGATCAAAAAATCACTCAGGTTATTCAAAGTGTGGGTCAAAAGATGATAATTGGCTATTCTTGTTCCAATTTAGCTGAAGTTCAAGCTGCTAATCAAATTGATGGCATCGATTATTATGGGTGTGGACCTATCTTTGCTACAACTTCTAAAGCAGATGCTAGTCCTGTTATTGGTATTTCTGGTTTAACTCGCCTAGTAAAAGCTGCAACTCGTCCTGTAGTAGCTATTGGTGGTATTAAAACTGATGATCTACCTGCCTTAGCTCAGACCCAAGCTGCGGGAGCAGCCGTAATTTCTTTATTAACTCAAAGTTCTGACTATCAAAATACTGTATCACAATTACGAACCGCCGCTTGGCAAGCAAATTAA
- a CDS encoding YhgE/Pip domain-containing protein — protein MIKKEWKFIGRNRLILISVIVMTIIPFLYSIFFLKSVWDPYGSTQDLPVAVVNEDRPVHYNGKKMNVGQQTIKKLKKNKQLDWHIVSKKQAAQGLKDRKYYTVITIPSNFSKNAATVLSAKPKKMQLKYETNDSLNYIGEVISQVGASSLEKEIRTAVTNAYASAMFEQLHVLGSGMKQAASGASQLNNGTATLSDGLNQYTAGVSQVSNGIQTLNVKVSPLAGGIQQLQQGVQPLASGVGQLANGSNQLSSGLQQLQSALASSTSGDQQAQLNQLTSALPQINSGIQQLNQQLQASSGSLGGIDQLTGQISGIGTQAQTIGANLKEAGATLQNISQSAGGTTSDPNASANGIAQAVIDALGPDTLTADQQATITSAVTQAVAQSASQGGQADIAGALQSVAANLQNASAADQQIAAHLQAIQQAAPQLQQINTQINQLQASVAQLAQASNVALPGANQAITQLNSGLSNIQGAVNGNGSQPGLLGGANQLSSGLNQMNQMVPTLTNGVNQLGSGSGQLTSGIQQLANGASALQANSGMLTGGAQQLANGSDQLGLALTDGAQQVNSIKAGPKNADMFAAPTKLKHTNYSYVPNYGHALAPYVLSVALYVGALVFNFAYPIRKVSETGKSATQWFLSKVSVGAVVAVAMGVLEAGLIMVGGLQIDHVAQFFATAVVFSLCAMFVIMFLSMTFDNPGRFVAMVLLMLQLGGSGGTFPMEITNHFFNVIHPYLPMTYSILSFRQSITSGLGTTIFTSSVLILVAITIVALILLWLAMIGLQKIHLNGVSQLDDNQKLQAVEEYDTPKHLAIDDKEDRIETGNEE, from the coding sequence ATGATTAAAAAAGAATGGAAATTCATTGGCCGCAATCGGTTAATCTTGATTTCCGTAATTGTCATGACCATAATTCCTTTTTTATATTCAATTTTCTTCTTAAAGTCAGTTTGGGATCCTTATGGCAGTACGCAAGATTTGCCAGTGGCTGTAGTTAATGAAGACCGTCCTGTACACTATAATGGTAAAAAAATGAATGTCGGGCAGCAAACAATTAAAAAGTTGAAAAAAAATAAGCAATTAGATTGGCATATTGTAAGTAAAAAGCAGGCTGCTCAAGGACTAAAAGACAGAAAATATTATACTGTGATTACAATCCCAAGTAATTTTTCTAAGAATGCCGCCACAGTCTTATCTGCAAAGCCGAAAAAAATGCAATTAAAGTATGAAACTAATGATTCATTGAATTATATTGGTGAAGTTATTAGTCAAGTGGGAGCTAGCAGCCTAGAAAAAGAAATTCGTACGGCAGTCACCAATGCCTATGCTAGTGCGATGTTTGAACAATTGCACGTCTTAGGCTCTGGTATGAAACAAGCTGCCAGTGGTGCATCGCAGTTGAATAATGGAACTGCTACTTTAAGTGACGGTTTAAATCAATATACTGCGGGTGTGTCTCAAGTTAGCAATGGTATTCAAACTTTAAATGTGAAGGTTTCGCCACTGGCTGGTGGAATCCAACAATTGCAGCAAGGGGTTCAACCACTAGCTTCAGGTGTAGGACAACTAGCTAATGGTTCTAATCAATTAAGTAGTGGTTTACAACAGTTGCAGTCTGCTTTAGCTTCGAGTACTTCAGGCGATCAACAAGCGCAATTGAACCAATTAACTTCAGCATTGCCACAAATTAATAGTGGTATTCAACAGTTAAATCAACAGTTACAAGCAAGCAGTGGTAGTTTAGGTGGTATTGATCAATTAACTGGTCAGATTTCTGGTATTGGTACTCAAGCTCAAACTATTGGAGCTAACTTAAAAGAAGCCGGAGCAACTTTGCAAAATATTAGCCAAAGTGCTGGTGGAACAACATCTGATCCTAATGCTTCTGCTAATGGGATTGCCCAAGCTGTGATTGATGCTTTGGGACCAGATACACTTACTGCCGATCAACAAGCTACAATTACTAGTGCGGTTACTCAAGCAGTTGCTCAATCAGCAAGCCAGGGTGGTCAAGCTGATATTGCGGGTGCATTACAAAGCGTAGCGGCTAATTTACAAAATGCTAGTGCAGCTGATCAACAAATTGCTGCACATTTACAAGCAATTCAACAAGCAGCGCCACAATTACAGCAGATTAATACCCAAATTAATCAGTTACAGGCAAGTGTTGCTCAATTGGCTCAAGCTTCTAATGTTGCTTTGCCAGGAGCAAATCAAGCTATTACGCAACTTAATTCAGGTTTGAGCAATATTCAAGGTGCGGTTAATGGAAATGGTTCACAACCTGGTTTGCTTGGTGGTGCTAATCAATTATCTTCCGGGTTAAACCAAATGAATCAAATGGTACCAACTCTAACTAACGGTGTAAACCAACTTGGTTCTGGCAGTGGTCAGTTAACTAGTGGCATTCAACAATTAGCTAATGGTGCTTCAGCTTTACAAGCTAATTCAGGTATGTTAACTGGTGGGGCTCAACAATTAGCTAATGGTAGTGATCAATTAGGTTTGGCTTTAACTGATGGTGCTCAACAAGTTAATAGTATTAAAGCAGGACCGAAGAATGCAGATATGTTTGCTGCACCAACTAAGTTGAAACATACTAATTATAGTTATGTACCAAATTATGGACATGCTTTAGCACCCTATGTCTTATCAGTTGCTTTATATGTTGGTGCTTTGGTCTTCAATTTTGCTTATCCAATTCGTAAAGTGTCAGAAACTGGTAAATCTGCTACACAATGGTTCTTAAGTAAAGTAAGTGTAGGAGCAGTAGTGGCAGTTGCAATGGGTGTGTTAGAAGCTGGCTTGATTATGGTTGGCGGTTTGCAAATTGATCATGTTGCCCAATTCTTTGCAACTGCGGTGGTTTTCTCCTTATGTGCGATGTTTGTCATTATGTTCTTATCGATGACTTTTGATAATCCAGGTCGGTTTGTTGCGATGGTCCTCTTAATGTTGCAATTAGGTGGATCTGGTGGTACTTTCCCAATGGAAATTACCAATCACTTCTTTAATGTGATTCATCCTTATTTACCAATGACATATTCTATTTTAAGTTTCCGTCAATCAATTACTTCTGGATTAGGCACAACAATCTTTACTAGTTCTGTTTTGATTTTAGTAGCAATTACGATTGTAGCTCTTATACTGTTATGGTTGGCTATGATTGGATTGCAAAAAATTCATCTGAATGGAGTTTCACAACTAGATGATAATCAAAAATTACAAGCAGTAGAAGAATATGACACACCGAAGCATCTAGCTATTGATGATAAAGAAGATCGAATTGAAACTGGTAATGAAGAATAA
- a CDS encoding uracil-xanthine permease family protein encodes MKTQDNGLLYGPEDKIPVWESGLLGLQHVLAMDVYVPPLIIAGLLSMDAAQKTGFLQVAFLACGLGTLIQTIWLLKMPMSQGPSYVPVGAVAGVYLANGASHGGMATVIGSCLVGAILLIILGLTGIYQKIINKLVPPVVGGTIIACVGLSLLPSALNDNIFQAPGNIYQNMELAAITMGALLITIALSNYFRRTRKILKAGSIVIAMFVGTLAAAHMKLFNWSLIQQAPWFSWPQFTAAYYGIHFSGMAIFTFVIIYIVLTTETMGTWFAMSSVTNEPITARQWNRGLIGEGLSCLLAALLGSTPMTGYSTNAGVVSITGVASRRVFIAVGVWFIILGFVGKLSAFLSAIPDAIIGGVFSIICMIIMLNGLKLIKTMTGNEIYIVGVPMVLTLALILVPAKVISQTPPMLQYFLKSPITIAALTAIILNLVLNWQPHWTKEKTAKILN; translated from the coding sequence GTGAAAACTCAAGATAATGGATTACTATATGGACCAGAAGACAAAATTCCGGTTTGGGAGTCGGGTTTATTAGGGTTACAGCATGTTTTAGCAATGGATGTTTATGTACCGCCACTGATTATTGCCGGTTTGTTGTCAATGGATGCCGCGCAAAAAACCGGATTTTTGCAAGTTGCCTTTTTAGCTTGTGGACTTGGGACTTTAATACAGACTATCTGGTTATTAAAGATGCCAATGTCTCAAGGTCCTTCTTATGTTCCAGTAGGAGCAGTAGCTGGCGTTTATTTGGCTAATGGTGCTTCCCATGGTGGTATGGCAACAGTGATTGGGTCTTGTCTAGTAGGGGCAATTTTATTAATTATTTTAGGATTAACTGGGATTTATCAAAAAATCATTAATAAATTAGTACCTCCGGTTGTAGGTGGGACCATTATTGCTTGTGTGGGTTTATCCCTTTTACCTTCAGCCTTGAACGATAATATTTTTCAAGCTCCAGGTAATATTTATCAAAATATGGAATTAGCAGCAATTACGATGGGAGCTTTGCTAATCACCATTGCTTTGAGTAATTATTTTCGGCGGACACGTAAAATTCTCAAGGCTGGCTCCATCGTTATTGCCATGTTTGTAGGAACTTTGGCTGCTGCCCATATGAAATTATTCAATTGGTCTCTAATACAACAAGCACCCTGGTTTTCTTGGCCGCAGTTTACTGCAGCTTATTATGGGATTCATTTTTCAGGGATGGCAATTTTCACGTTTGTTATTATTTATATTGTGCTCACAACTGAAACGATGGGTACTTGGTTTGCCATGAGTTCAGTTACTAATGAACCAATTACTGCACGCCAATGGAATCGAGGTTTAATTGGTGAAGGCCTAAGTTGTTTGTTAGCGGCTTTATTGGGGAGTACACCAATGACTGGTTATTCGACAAATGCTGGTGTAGTATCTATTACAGGAGTTGCTAGTCGTCGCGTCTTTATTGCTGTGGGTGTGTGGTTTATTATTTTAGGTTTTGTGGGCAAGCTATCTGCCTTTTTATCAGCAATTCCAGATGCTATTATTGGTGGGGTTTTCTCCATTATCTGTATGATTATTATGCTCAATGGTTTGAAATTAATTAAGACAATGACCGGTAATGAAATTTATATTGTTGGTGTTCCAATGGTATTAACCTTAGCATTAATTTTAGTGCCGGCCAAAGTTATTAGTCAAACACCGCCAATGTTGCAATACTTTTTGAAATCACCGATTACGATTGCAGCCTTAACTGCGATTATTTTGAATTTAGTTTTAAATTGGCAACCGCATTGGACAAAGGAAAAAACAGCTAAAATACTGAATTAG
- the guaD gene encoding guanine deaminase, with amino-acid sequence MTYQTDNLICIDNSGYIAAIITPQDSDYAAILATAQKRDCLIQLSTQQVVLPGFIDLHIHAPQWPNAGVALDRPLEEWLNVYTFPLEAQYQDANFAQQVYADLVQELLAQGTTTALYFGSVHNQGNLALAQACLKYQQRGFIGKVVMDNPEQTPANYRDESAAQALQATQSFIEQLQQLNQTTRISLTPVITPRFLPSCSDEALAGLGQLAHQYNLPIQSHCSESDWENGYALQHYHQRDAQVLNRFGLLTNKAVMAHGTLLNEDDLNLFQQQGVAIAHCPISNVYFGNAILPTKTILQKQIKMGLGTDISGGYSESLYQNIRQAVISAHQRHDGVDGQINALNRGTQDEFLTIKNAFYLATLGGARSLQLPTGQIKVGCYADLQIVHNNWTTWQSETPAMRFEKLMYHTDKNNIDQVLVQGQIIQKKE; translated from the coding sequence GTGACTTATCAAACTGATAATTTGATTTGTATTGACAACAGCGGTTATATTGCGGCAATTATAACGCCTCAAGATTCTGATTATGCAGCAATTTTGGCTACTGCTCAAAAACGAGATTGCTTGATACAACTGAGCACACAACAAGTGGTTTTACCTGGTTTTATTGATTTACATATTCATGCTCCTCAATGGCCTAATGCCGGAGTAGCGTTAGATCGGCCTTTGGAAGAATGGTTGAATGTTTATACCTTTCCTTTAGAAGCTCAATATCAGGATGCGAACTTTGCTCAACAAGTATATGCCGACTTAGTTCAGGAATTGTTAGCTCAAGGAACAACTACTGCTTTATACTTTGGTTCAGTTCACAATCAAGGTAATTTGGCTTTGGCGCAGGCTTGTTTAAAATATCAGCAACGGGGATTTATCGGGAAAGTGGTAATGGATAATCCCGAACAAACTCCCGCCAATTATCGTGATGAATCGGCTGCACAAGCACTACAAGCAACGCAAAGCTTTATTGAACAACTGCAGCAATTAAATCAAACTACAAGAATATCATTGACGCCAGTAATTACACCGCGCTTTTTACCGAGTTGCAGTGATGAGGCTTTGGCTGGCTTAGGTCAATTAGCCCATCAGTATAATTTGCCCATTCAATCCCATTGTAGTGAAAGTGATTGGGAAAATGGCTATGCTTTGCAGCATTATCACCAACGAGATGCGCAAGTCTTAAATCGTTTTGGGTTATTGACTAATAAAGCAGTTATGGCACATGGGACATTACTAAATGAAGATGATTTGAACTTATTTCAACAACAAGGTGTTGCGATTGCTCATTGTCCAATTTCCAATGTATATTTTGGTAATGCAATTTTACCAACAAAAACAATTTTGCAAAAACAGATTAAAATGGGCTTAGGTACTGATATTTCAGGTGGTTATAGTGAGAGTCTATATCAAAATATTCGCCAAGCAGTGATTTCAGCTCATCAACGTCATGATGGAGTAGATGGCCAAATTAACGCCTTAAATCGAGGTACCCAAGATGAGTTTTTAACAATTAAAAATGCTTTTTACTTAGCTACTCTTGGTGGTGCGCGCAGTTTGCAGCTACCCACTGGTCAAATTAAAGTGGGATGTTATGCGGATTTACAAATTGTGCATAATAATTGGACAACTTGGCAATCAGAAACACCAGCTATGCGATTTGAAAAATTAATGTACCATACTGATAAAAACAATATTGACCAAGTATTAGTTCAAGGACAAATTATTCAAAAAAAGGAGTAG
- the thiM gene encoding hydroxyethylthiazole kinase yields MDFQLLDNLRQANPVVLNISNFVTVQDVANGLSALGASPIMSEEIAETEDMIQISQAVQLNFGAFTKEQVAHIQKMGQLANQYHLPVVIDPVAVSSVAYRHRIIPQLLQEFHADIIRGNTGEIAALGGFEWQAKGIDSGEGQGNRVEIAQKTAQKYHCVVIMSGAIDIITDGKAVTKVHNGNSLLQVHVGSGDMLSSISAAFAAISSQNLYEAAQMATLVMGLSGELAANAQPNIGPGTFTACLLDKLAQIQVSDLTQSAKFEIEAV; encoded by the coding sequence ATGGATTTTCAACTTTTAGATAATTTACGCCAAGCCAATCCGGTTGTCTTGAATATTTCTAATTTTGTTACTGTTCAAGACGTGGCTAATGGCTTGAGTGCTTTAGGCGCTTCACCAATTATGTCTGAAGAAATTGCAGAAACTGAAGATATGATTCAAATTAGTCAAGCGGTGCAATTGAATTTTGGCGCTTTTACTAAAGAGCAAGTGGCTCATATTCAAAAAATGGGACAATTAGCCAATCAATATCATTTACCAGTAGTTATTGATCCTGTGGCTGTTAGTTCCGTAGCTTATCGTCATCGCATTATTCCACAATTATTACAAGAATTTCATGCAGATATTATTCGAGGTAATACTGGGGAAATTGCTGCTTTAGGAGGTTTTGAATGGCAAGCAAAAGGAATTGACTCAGGTGAAGGTCAAGGCAATCGTGTGGAGATTGCTCAAAAAACAGCACAAAAATATCACTGTGTCGTAATTATGAGTGGTGCTATAGATATTATTACTGACGGTAAAGCAGTAACGAAAGTGCATAATGGAAATTCTTTACTACAAGTTCATGTAGGATCTGGCGATATGTTATCTAGTATTAGTGCTGCCTTTGCTGCGATTTCTTCCCAAAATTTGTATGAAGCAGCACAAATGGCTACTTTAGTTATGGGGTTAAGTGGTGAATTAGCAGCCAATGCACAACCAAATATCGGACCTGGAACTTTTACAGCATGCTTATTAGATAAACTAGCTCAAATTCAAGTTAGTGATTTAACACAATCTGCAAAATTTGAAATCGAGGCTGTATAA
- the thiD gene encoding bifunctional hydroxymethylpyrimidine kinase/phosphomethylpyrimidine kinase: MSNTINSFPEVLTIAGTDSGGGAGIMADLKTFQARHVFGTAVVVAVTAQNTLDVQASKLMPQSLINAQFAAIAEDFQIRACKTGMLGDSNRVRAVVQNLKKYNFGPIIVDPVMIAKGGTALLSEEAIVTVKRELLPLATLITPNIPEAEKLTGQHIENKVDFQKTARILQNLGAQNVLIKGGHQNSDTVSDYVLLANQTHFWLTKPRTHTNRTHGTGDTISACITAELAHGADLATAIRCGKNYVTATIEHPIQVGHGHGPLNHWAAQKEGLAYEKI, encoded by the coding sequence ATGTCTAATACAATTAATTCTTTCCCAGAAGTTTTAACTATTGCTGGCACGGATTCAGGTGGAGGAGCTGGAATCATGGCCGATTTAAAAACTTTTCAAGCCCGCCATGTTTTTGGTACGGCAGTAGTTGTAGCTGTAACAGCCCAAAATACTCTAGATGTGCAGGCTAGCAAGTTAATGCCACAAAGTTTAATTAATGCTCAATTTGCCGCAATCGCAGAAGATTTTCAAATTAGAGCTTGTAAAACTGGTATGTTGGGTGATAGTAATCGTGTCCGCGCTGTCGTTCAAAATCTCAAAAAATATAATTTTGGTCCTATAATTGTTGATCCGGTAATGATTGCTAAAGGTGGAACTGCGTTATTAAGTGAGGAAGCTATTGTGACGGTCAAAAGAGAACTATTGCCTTTAGCAACACTTATCACGCCTAATATTCCTGAAGCAGAAAAACTTACCGGACAACATATTGAAAATAAAGTAGATTTTCAAAAGACAGCCCGAATATTGCAAAATTTGGGTGCGCAAAATGTGCTCATTAAAGGTGGCCATCAGAATTCAGACACTGTTAGTGACTATGTTTTATTGGCTAATCAGACTCATTTTTGGCTTACCAAACCGCGTACTCATACCAATCGCACTCATGGTACTGGTGATACTATTTCTGCATGCATTACTGCTGAATTGGCCCATGGAGCTGATTTAGCTACTGCAATTAGATGCGGTAAAAATTATGTAACAGCAACCATTGAACATCCCATTCAAGTCGGTCACGGACATGGTCCTTTAAATCATTGGGCCGCCCAGAAAGAAGGTTTAGCTTATGAAAAAATTTAA